The sequence below is a genomic window from Microbulbifer hydrolyticus.
GATGGCTGCCGCCTGATCCCGGGAAACCCCGCGGTTCTGCATACGGATACTGGCGAGAGGCTGCACCTTGAGGTAACCCGGCCCGCGTTGTGCCGGCTGCGAAACTGCAGCCCGCAAATCCACCTGCTGGCCGGCATAGAGCGGTGAGGCAAACAGCGCGGCGCACAGGCCCGTCACCAGTACCATCGCAGCCATTCGGATAGCGGGAAGTTTCACAATGCAGCTCCTGTTATATTGCTAACGCCGGTCAGTGTCATCAAAGGACCGGCGTGACATCTACGCGAACCCGGATTCTATCTCCAGGATGCCGATCAGTGCGAGTCAGATATTCCTGACCGTTATAACGGTAGTTTACGTCATATCCTATCAATTCCCGGCGGCTGCTGACTTGCTCCACCACCTGACAGCGCTGCTCGGTGCCTACCTGCACCGGTGCATTGTGCCGGCTGATGGCCCCGCCGATGGCCGCACCCACCGCGGCACCGGCGACCATACCCGCGCCCTTGTTACCGCGGTGGTAATGCCTGCGATGGTGACGACCGTGGCGATACCCCTTGACCGCGTTGCGCCCTACAGCGGCGCCGATCAGGCCACCGATCAGTGCCCCGGCGGGTGAAGGTTGTTGGTAGGTTACGGTCTGGTCCCAGCACTGGGTGCGCGGCTCTACGACCTGAATGTCGTTATAGATGGGGGTAACGCCAGTGACGATCGCGTAATCGTAGCCATCCTGGCCCTGGTAGTAGCCGCTCTCACCGGCGCTGGAATGGGCGCTGACACCCACCAGGCTGGCGGTCAGGCCGGCAAACGCCAGTTGCTTGAAAAAAGTGTGTATCTTGACCATGTTCCATGCTCCCTGAGACCCGGAAAACAGCACCTGTTGTGACCGCCCCGACACTAAATTTCGGGGCTGGGCGCCTGTTTACTGACCTTTTCGGCCGATGGGAGCACTTTAATGGGCACTGCCTGAATCCTTCCTGAATCCCGGCGGTATTTGGCAGTAAGCGTCTGGGGGCAATCACTCGCGATTGGCAATCGCGGCCACCGCCTCGGACAGGGATTCGGCCGATTGCGGCCCTACCAGTGTTCTTCGCCACTGGCCGTTTGCATCGATGATCAGGGTAGACGGGAGTACCTGCGGCATTGGCTGCCCCCAGCGTCCCTGCGGCGCGGCCGCCAACAACGGGAACGCAATGCCAA
It includes:
- a CDS encoding glycine zipper 2TM domain-containing protein; this translates as MVKIHTFFKQLAFAGLTASLVGVSAHSSAGESGYYQGQDGYDYAIVTGVTPIYNDIQVVEPRTQCWDQTVTYQQPSPAGALIGGLIGAAVGRNAVKGYRHGRHHRRHYHRGNKGAGMVAGAAVGAAIGGAISRHNAPVQVGTEQRCQVVEQVSSRRELIGYDVNYRYNGQEYLTRTDRHPGDRIRVRVDVTPVL
- a CDS encoding PepSY domain-containing protein, which codes for MKLPAIRMAAMVLVTGLCAALFASPLYAGQQVDLRAAVSQPAQRGPGYLKVQPLASIRMQNRGVSRDQAAAIVKKRYGGKILAISEVQRNGRAMYRVKGLSDKSQVYVVFVDKASGRISR